The Pseudoxanthomonas suwonensis sequence GCCTTCGGCGCCATCGACCACGATGAAGTCCGGCAACACTCCGCTCTCGCGCATCGCCTTGGCAATGCCGAACCACTCCCAGGGATGGCCGATCGCCAGCTTGAAGCCGACCGGTTTCCCGCCCGACAGTTCGCGCAGCCGGGCCACGAACTCCAGCAGTCCCAGCGGGCTGTCGAAGGCCGAATGCCGCGAAGGCGACACGCAGTCGATGCCGATCGGCACGCCGCGGGTGGCGGCGATCTCGGCACTGACCTTGGCCGCCGGCAGCACGCCGCCATGGCCGGGCTTGGCTCCCTGAGAGAGCTTGACCTCGATCATCCGCACCTGCGGCCGCGCGGCCCGCTCGGCGAAGCGCGCCGGATCGAAGCGCCCGTGCGCGTCGCGGCAGCCGAAGTAGCCCGAGCCGATTTCCCAGACCAGGTCGCCGCCGTGCTCCAGGTGATAGGACGAAATCGAACCTTCGCCGGTGTCGTGGTAGAAGCCGCCGCGGCGGGCGCCCTCGTTGAGCGCGCGCACCGCGTTGGCGGACAGCGAGCCGAAGCTCATCGCCGAGATGTTGAACACGCTGGCCGAATATGGCTGCGCGGTTTCCGGCCCGACCAGGATGCGGAAATCGTGGCTGGCGATCTGGGTCGGCGCCAGCGAATGGTTGATCCACTCGTAGTCCACCGCGTAGGCGTCCTGCAGCGAACCGAACGGGACCACGTCCATTACGCCCTTGGCGCGGCGATAGACCAGCGCGCGCTGCTGCCGCGAGAACGGTGCCTCGGCGGTATCGCTCTCGATGAAGTACTGGCGGATTTCCGGACCCACCGACTCCAGCCCGTAGCGGAAGTGGGCCAGGATCGGATAGTTGCGGCGCAGCGTGGCGCGGGTCTGCAGCAGGTCCCAG is a genomic window containing:
- a CDS encoding FMN-binding glutamate synthase family protein, yielding MIRYSAYAASWVLLLVSLALALRWPGWWWGAGIGGVLMLLGTWDLLQTRATLRRNYPILAHFRYGLESVGPEIRQYFIESDTAEAPFSRQQRALVYRRAKGVMDVVPFGSLQDAYAVDYEWINHSLAPTQIASHDFRILVGPETAQPYSASVFNISAMSFGSLSANAVRALNEGARRGGFYHDTGEGSISSYHLEHGGDLVWEIGSGYFGCRDAHGRFDPARFAERAARPQVRMIEVKLSQGAKPGHGGVLPAAKVSAEIAATRGVPIGIDCVSPSRHSAFDSPLGLLEFVARLRELSGGKPVGFKLAIGHPWEWFGIAKAMRESGVLPDFIVVDGAEGGTGAAPAEFIDHIGVPMHEALLLVHNTLVGLDLRDRVRVAAAGKITSAFDIARTLALGADWCNAARGYMFALGCIQSMSCHTDRCPTGIATQDPHRWRHLDPADKATRVHRFHDNTLHALRDLLCAAGLEHPSDLGPEHILRRVSPVEIRSLAALYRYLRCGELLEGIPDHAVFHDFWSEARSDAFQPPARVDALRRSKAC